The following proteins are encoded in a genomic region of Thermococcus pacificus:
- a CDS encoding valine--tRNA ligase yields MLPKNYDPNEIEPKWQKFWLDEKIYKYELDEKRPAYAIDTPPPFTSGTLHLGHVLSHTWIDIIARYKRMTGYNVLFPQGFDNHGLPTELKVEKEFGISKDQPERFLQKCIEWTWQAIEAMRNQFIRIGYSADWDLEYHTMDDWYKAAVQKSLLEFYKKGMLYRDEHPVYWCPRCRTSLAKAEVGYVEEDGYLYYIKLPLADGSGHVPIATTRPELMPACVAVFVHPDDERYKDVVGKKVKLPIFEREVPVLADEDVDPTFGTGAVYNCTYGDEQDVVWQKRYNLPVIIAINEDGTMNERAGPYKGLKTEEARKKITEDLENMGLLYDRKKVHHRVLRHTERSSCMAPIELLPKKQWFIKVKDFTDEIVKVAEQINWYPEDMFLRLKDWAESMDWDWVISRQRVFGTPIPFWVCKNGHVVPAKEEDLPVDPRFDKPPVEKCPLCGADLEPVTDVLDCWVDSSITPLIISRWHEAIKGNEEAKRWFEHNFPTALRPQGTDIIRTWAFYTIFRTWVLTGEKPWHDILINGMVAGPDGRKMSKSYGNVVAPDEVIPKYGADALRLWTALAPPGEDHPFKWETVDYNYRFLQKVWNIYRFAERHLEDFDPANAPSELEPLDRWILSRLHRLIKFATEEMERYRFNLLTRELITFVWHEVADDYIEMIKYRLYGDDEESKLKAKAALYELLYNIMLLLAPFVPHITEELYQEMFKKHVGAKSVHLLEWPKYDEGKIDEKAEKLGELAREIVGAMRRYKNGHGLALNAKLKHVAIYATDSYEMLKTIEKDIAGTMNIERLEIIKGEPELEERIIEIKPNFRTVGPRYGKLVPKITAYLKDNAEEVAKALKESGKVEFEVDGQKVELTKDDIVLRKAVFSEGEEVETAVVGDAVVLFF; encoded by the coding sequence ATGCTTCCCAAGAACTACGACCCCAACGAGATTGAGCCCAAGTGGCAGAAGTTCTGGCTGGATGAGAAAATCTACAAATACGAGCTGGACGAAAAGAGGCCCGCTTACGCTATAGACACCCCTCCGCCGTTCACGAGCGGAACGCTCCACCTCGGCCACGTGCTCAGCCACACGTGGATTGACATAATCGCGCGCTACAAGAGAATGACCGGCTATAACGTGCTCTTCCCGCAGGGCTTCGACAACCACGGACTTCCGACAGAGCTTAAGGTCGAGAAGGAGTTTGGAATAAGCAAGGACCAGCCCGAGAGGTTCCTCCAGAAGTGTATCGAGTGGACTTGGCAGGCTATTGAAGCAATGCGCAACCAGTTCATCAGGATAGGCTACTCAGCCGACTGGGACCTTGAGTACCACACAATGGATGACTGGTACAAGGCTGCCGTCCAGAAGTCACTACTCGAGTTCTACAAGAAGGGCATGCTCTACCGCGACGAGCACCCGGTCTACTGGTGCCCCAGGTGTAGGACCAGCCTGGCCAAAGCAGAGGTTGGCTACGTTGAGGAGGACGGCTACCTCTACTACATCAAGCTTCCGCTCGCTGACGGTTCCGGTCACGTGCCGATAGCAACCACCAGGCCCGAGCTCATGCCTGCCTGTGTTGCCGTCTTCGTCCACCCGGATGACGAGCGCTACAAGGACGTCGTAGGAAAGAAGGTTAAGCTCCCGATATTCGAAAGGGAAGTGCCTGTTTTGGCTGATGAGGACGTTGATCCCACCTTCGGAACCGGAGCGGTCTACAACTGTACCTACGGTGACGAGCAGGACGTTGTCTGGCAGAAGCGCTACAACCTACCCGTAATCATTGCCATCAACGAGGACGGCACGATGAATGAGAGGGCCGGGCCTTATAAGGGTCTCAAGACTGAAGAGGCGAGAAAGAAGATCACCGAAGACCTTGAGAATATGGGCCTCCTCTACGACAGGAAGAAGGTCCACCACCGCGTTCTGAGGCACACCGAGAGGAGCTCCTGTATGGCACCGATCGAGCTGTTGCCAAAGAAGCAGTGGTTCATAAAGGTCAAGGACTTCACCGACGAGATAGTCAAGGTTGCCGAGCAGATAAACTGGTATCCCGAGGACATGTTCCTCCGCCTTAAGGACTGGGCCGAGTCAATGGACTGGGACTGGGTTATAAGCAGGCAGAGGGTTTTTGGAACGCCGATTCCATTCTGGGTCTGCAAGAACGGGCACGTAGTTCCTGCTAAGGAGGAGGATTTACCCGTTGACCCGCGCTTTGACAAGCCTCCCGTGGAGAAGTGCCCCCTCTGCGGCGCCGATCTTGAGCCTGTAACAGACGTCCTCGACTGCTGGGTCGATTCGAGCATAACCCCGCTAATAATAAGCAGGTGGCACGAGGCCATAAAGGGCAATGAAGAAGCCAAGCGCTGGTTCGAGCACAACTTTCCGACGGCACTCAGGCCGCAGGGAACGGACATTATAAGGACGTGGGCATTCTACACGATATTCAGGACGTGGGTTCTGACCGGAGAGAAGCCTTGGCACGACATCCTCATCAACGGTATGGTGGCCGGGCCTGACGGCAGAAAGATGAGCAAGAGCTACGGCAACGTGGTTGCTCCGGACGAGGTCATTCCGAAGTACGGCGCCGACGCTCTTAGGCTCTGGACTGCCTTAGCTCCGCCCGGAGAGGACCACCCGTTCAAGTGGGAGACTGTCGATTATAACTACCGCTTCCTCCAGAAGGTCTGGAACATCTACCGCTTCGCCGAGAGGCACCTTGAGGACTTCGACCCGGCTAATGCTCCGAGTGAGCTTGAGCCCCTCGACCGCTGGATACTCAGCAGGCTCCACAGGCTTATAAAGTTCGCCACCGAGGAGATGGAGCGCTACCGCTTCAACCTGCTCACGCGCGAGCTGATAACCTTCGTCTGGCACGAGGTTGCCGACGACTACATCGAGATGATCAAGTACCGCCTCTACGGCGACGACGAGGAAAGCAAGCTCAAAGCTAAAGCGGCCCTCTACGAGCTGCTCTACAACATCATGCTCCTGCTCGCTCCATTCGTCCCGCACATCACCGAGGAGCTCTACCAGGAGATGTTCAAGAAGCACGTCGGAGCCAAGAGCGTGCACCTCCTCGAGTGGCCGAAATACGATGAAGGAAAGATAGACGAAAAGGCTGAGAAGCTCGGCGAGCTCGCCCGCGAAATAGTCGGCGCCATGAGGCGCTATAAGAACGGTCACGGCCTCGCTTTGAACGCCAAGCTCAAGCACGTTGCCATATATGCCACCGACTCCTACGAGATGCTCAAGACCATCGAGAAGGACATAGCCGGAACGATGAACATCGAGAGGCTTGAAATCATCAAAGGCGAGCCCGAGCTTGAGGAGAGAATCATCGAAATCAAGCCGAACTTCAGGACGGTCGGGCCGCGCTATGGCAAGCTCGTGCCCAAGATTACCGCCTACCTCAAGGATAACGCGGAAGAAGTGGCGAAGGCCCTCAAGGAGAGCGGAAAGGTCGAGTTCGAGGTTGATGGGCAGAAGGTAGAGCTTACCAAGGACGACATAGTGCTCAGGAAGGCGGTGTTCAGCGAGGGCGAGGAGGTAGAGACCGCGGTCGTTGGAGATGCGGTTGTTCTCTTCTTCTGA
- the trm10 gene encoding tRNA (guanine(9)-/adenine(9)-N1)-methyltransferase, with translation MKTLADVFREVLMEKGIESIGTLSKRFRKSKNKLQDIAIEIVHGKGAIFRVPEKTAVAWDLSGKRVEGSYYAYAPLCMMEKFEPILTPDELRLRLPDWPYFIVDLQLWDKHTQKEKGKVCLQINQCYGLLRDYFTGSEVAVTWANEEFRKMFHGPLDRITVYDDPTAEFLKENKIDEVVLLDPWADEVLSEKDFDVKAFIIGGIVDTGGEKKLTPKIGEELEKAGIKVRRRKIVLKGDIIGVPDRINRILGIILKMMVEGKSMDEAVYEMQEPLHARWRLRKELPKRAIRYKVDGKTYRVVEKELFDYYSSWLKIRWEDFVKVLRELDLIALERKRIHHLNKISNARIINGKAYRVLLLKKAAMLCYNC, from the coding sequence ATGAAGACGCTCGCCGACGTATTCAGGGAAGTACTCATGGAGAAGGGCATTGAGAGCATCGGAACCCTCTCGAAGAGGTTTAGGAAGTCAAAGAACAAGCTCCAGGACATAGCGATTGAGATAGTCCACGGAAAGGGAGCAATCTTCAGGGTTCCGGAAAAGACGGCCGTTGCTTGGGACCTCAGTGGAAAGCGCGTTGAGGGCTCTTACTACGCCTACGCCCCGCTCTGCATGATGGAGAAATTCGAGCCCATCTTAACCCCCGACGAGCTCCGCTTAAGGCTCCCGGACTGGCCGTACTTCATAGTTGACCTCCAGCTCTGGGATAAGCACACCCAGAAGGAGAAGGGCAAAGTTTGCCTCCAGATTAACCAGTGCTACGGCCTGCTGAGGGACTACTTCACGGGAAGCGAGGTTGCCGTCACCTGGGCCAACGAGGAATTCAGAAAGATGTTCCACGGCCCGCTCGACAGGATAACCGTTTACGATGACCCAACCGCCGAGTTTCTGAAGGAGAATAAAATAGACGAGGTCGTTCTCCTCGACCCCTGGGCAGACGAGGTTTTGAGCGAGAAGGACTTCGACGTTAAGGCCTTCATAATCGGAGGAATAGTGGACACCGGCGGAGAGAAAAAGCTGACCCCCAAGATAGGAGAGGAACTGGAGAAAGCTGGAATAAAGGTCCGTCGGCGGAAGATTGTTCTCAAAGGCGACATCATAGGCGTCCCCGACAGGATAAACAGGATTCTCGGAATAATCCTCAAGATGATGGTGGAAGGGAAGAGCATGGATGAAGCTGTTTACGAGATGCAAGAACCCCTGCACGCGCGCTGGCGTCTCAGGAAGGAGCTTCCAAAAAGGGCAATCCGCTACAAGGTGGATGGGAAGACCTACCGCGTCGTGGAGAAGGAGCTCTTTGATTACTATTCCAGCTGGCTCAAAATCCGCTGGGAAGACTTCGTGAAAGTCTTGAGGGAGCTTGACCTCATAGCCCTCGAGCGAAAGAGGATACACCACCTCAACAAGATATCCAACGCGCGGATAATCAACGGGAAGGCCTACCGCGTCCTGCTCCTCAAGAAGGCCGCGATGCTGTGCTACAACTGCTGA
- a CDS encoding GNAT family N-acetyltransferase gives MLRPYEVELATLGNKVRVEFLRGDYVGLIESVNCGEGGEEQTNFAREEAWDSHRRCLSTVFVVLSENRLVSYFTLSPFIVSLKIRENMPEPKKELVMELRGRLERLLGMDIKYSSVPTILLGQFCLQNEYRGRGIGGELLAKVIKPYAVLYAARIGGVGLSLHAKKQVAKRFYLNPKKNPLASGFQAVSKGSTYELFYPFAAEAIAVRRALIERFKSKEFR, from the coding sequence ATGCTAAGGCCGTACGAGGTTGAATTAGCAACTCTTGGAAATAAGGTCCGTGTTGAGTTCTTGAGAGGGGATTATGTCGGTCTAATTGAATCAGTTAACTGTGGGGAGGGTGGAGAAGAGCAGACGAATTTTGCACGGGAGGAGGCATGGGATTCTCATAGAAGGTGTCTTTCAACGGTTTTTGTTGTTCTGAGCGAGAACCGTCTTGTTTCATATTTTACCCTTTCGCCGTTTATTGTTAGTCTGAAAATCCGTGAAAATATGCCCGAACCCAAAAAAGAGCTTGTCATGGAGCTACGGGGTCGGCTTGAAAGGCTGTTGGGCATGGATATCAAGTATTCGTCGGTACCTACGATTCTTCTTGGTCAATTCTGCCTTCAGAATGAGTATAGAGGTAGGGGAATTGGTGGGGAGTTGTTGGCTAAAGTCATTAAGCCTTATGCAGTTCTTTATGCTGCTCGGATTGGGGGAGTTGGTTTGTCTCTCCATGCTAAAAAGCAAGTAGCAAAGCGGTTCTATTTGAATCCCAAAAAGAATCCTCTCGCGAGTGGATTTCAGGCTGTTTCTAAGGGTAGTACTTATGAGTTGTTCTATCCTTTTGCCGCCGAGGCCATTGCAGTTAGAAGAGCATTAATTGAGCGATTTAAGAGTAAAGAATTCAGATGA
- a CDS encoding thermonuclease family protein, whose product MTPRPRYVVLVLAMVLFSVVASACIGGSPSTTPTENYSTETSVSKVSTFSTSTHNVPADAIKVYVVKVIDGDTIDVAFPNGTVDRVRFLGVDTPETSASRNKANEYDHITDLKCLASWGVAAKFFVRDYIQDKVVYIEFDPIAGRRGYYGRLLAYIYLKNGTDFTG is encoded by the coding sequence ATGACCCCGCGCCCCAGATATGTCGTCTTAGTGCTCGCAATGGTCCTCTTCTCAGTCGTTGCCTCAGCCTGCATCGGCGGTTCTCCTTCAACAACACCTACGGAGAATTATTCCACTGAGACAAGCGTGTCAAAGGTTTCCACATTCTCAACGTCCACCCATAACGTCCCAGCAGACGCGATTAAAGTCTACGTGGTTAAGGTCATAGACGGGGACACAATTGACGTTGCTTTCCCAAACGGGACTGTGGACAGGGTCCGTTTCCTCGGTGTGGATACACCGGAGACTTCTGCTTCCAGGAACAAGGCCAATGAGTACGACCACATAACTGATTTAAAATGTCTCGCCAGCTGGGGCGTTGCGGCCAAGTTCTTTGTAAGGGATTACATCCAAGACAAGGTCGTCTATATTGAATTCGATCCCATCGCGGGTAGAAGGGGTTATTACGGTCGTCTTCTGGCGTACATTTACCTCAAGAACGGCACCGATTTCACTGGGTGA
- a CDS encoding lamin tail domain-containing protein — protein MYTEGEFKKEQRYVSYQKSAESKKLGLWGCEFGKYADVNGVATHVASTGDVVIVKVHYDAGGPNVRDTEVLNDEYVVLKNKGSTPVNLKGWFIEDEADHRYYFPSITLQPGKEIVLHTGKGTDTAHDLYWGSGRAIWNNDHDTAYLYNSDGKLVDKFSW, from the coding sequence GTGTATACCGAGGGAGAGTTCAAAAAGGAGCAGAGGTACGTCTCTTACCAGAAGAGCGCAGAATCCAAGAAACTCGGCTTATGGGGCTGTGAGTTCGGAAAATATGCGGATGTGAATGGTGTAGCCACTCACGTGGCATCGACGGGGGATGTCGTCATTGTGAAGGTTCATTACGATGCCGGCGGACCTAACGTTAGGGACACGGAAGTTCTGAATGATGAGTACGTAGTGCTAAAGAACAAAGGCTCAACTCCCGTGAACCTTAAAGGATGGTTCATTGAGGATGAGGCAGACCACCGTTATTATTTTCCCTCGATAACCCTCCAGCCGGGGAAAGAGATCGTCCTCCACACGGGAAAAGGAACCGATACGGCCCACGACCTTTACTGGGGCTCCGGAAGAGCAATATGGAACAACGACCATGACACCGCATACCTCTACAATTCCGATGGCAAATTGGTGGACAAGTTCAGCTGGTGA
- the trm5b gene encoding tRNA (guanine(37)-N1)-methyltransferase Trm5b — protein sequence MLAVKVPKREAEKIRKKLLELGVLAKGYAIKREGDFVLFPVTGQVEGFELVESEFERLEKRYHSYREVVEVPEELRPLLPSSFDIIGDIAIIELPEKLMPYGRVIGEAILKVHRHIKAVFAKGSKVEGEYRVRELIHLAGESRTETVHRENGIRLKLDVARVYYTPRLATERRRVFEKTQPGEVVFDMFAGVGPYSILLAKRAKLVFACDINPWAIRYLEENVRLNKVNNVVPILGDVRKVAGKIKADRVVMNLPKFADRFLREAMMSVKPGGIVHYYGFGPEEDLFSEHEVKIKAVAKELGLSVEFLDRRKVRPYAPRQFNIAIDFKVE from the coding sequence ATGCTCGCCGTAAAAGTCCCAAAGCGAGAGGCAGAAAAGATCAGGAAGAAGCTCCTCGAACTGGGCGTCCTGGCTAAAGGATACGCCATAAAACGGGAGGGAGACTTTGTCCTCTTTCCAGTTACTGGACAGGTTGAGGGTTTCGAGCTCGTTGAGTCCGAGTTTGAGAGGCTGGAGAAGAGGTATCACAGCTACCGCGAGGTTGTTGAAGTTCCCGAAGAGCTTAGACCGCTCCTTCCGAGTTCCTTCGATATCATCGGGGACATTGCTATAATCGAACTCCCCGAGAAGCTGATGCCCTATGGAAGGGTCATCGGCGAGGCCATTCTAAAAGTCCATCGCCACATAAAGGCGGTCTTCGCCAAGGGGAGCAAAGTTGAGGGCGAGTACCGCGTGAGGGAGCTCATCCACCTTGCCGGCGAGAGCAGGACTGAAACCGTCCACCGCGAGAACGGGATAAGGCTGAAGCTCGACGTCGCGAGGGTCTACTACACCCCGAGGCTCGCCACCGAGAGGAGGAGGGTTTTTGAGAAGACGCAACCGGGAGAGGTCGTCTTCGATATGTTCGCCGGAGTTGGCCCGTACTCAATACTCCTTGCGAAGAGGGCAAAGCTCGTATTTGCCTGCGACATAAACCCCTGGGCGATCCGCTACCTTGAGGAGAACGTACGCCTGAACAAAGTCAATAACGTCGTCCCGATTTTGGGCGACGTGAGAAAGGTGGCCGGAAAAATCAAGGCCGACCGCGTGGTAATGAACCTCCCCAAGTTCGCCGACCGCTTTTTGAGGGAGGCGATGATGAGCGTCAAGCCCGGCGGGATAGTCCACTACTACGGCTTTGGTCCAGAGGAAGACCTGTTTTCCGAGCATGAGGTGAAGATAAAAGCGGTGGCGAAAGAGCTGGGCCTTTCGGTTGAGTTCCTTGACCGGAGGAAAGTGCGCCCCTACGCGCCGAGGCAGTTCAACATCGCTATAGACTTTAAGGTGGAGTGA
- a CDS encoding ATP-binding protein, with the protein MIGRSTWEEVLSDYLELRVEYTRRDVEVKLPKSRALAIVGPRRAGKTFFLFQLWDELDPERRRSLYVNFEDPRLVGATAEDLMEMLRSYYSLMSVPKGEKLLFLLDEVQVVEGWERFVRYVLDMGHKVILTGSSSKLLSKEIATVLRGRAITLNLYPFSLSEVLRVRGLEKALLGLETRGKLLGVVQECLEWGSYPEVVFQPELRREILREILDVTIYRDIVERWRVDNLKALRFLFKLLASSSHTSVTKLHSTMKSIGIAVGKPTLANYVEYLSDALVAFPLRAYVKSEKKKELLGFKPYFVDNGLLTVLGVSDRGRLLENLVFTELLKRGLRPNEDLFFYVTGSGREVDFIIPGEELIQVSWKLHPENRERELAALIEAASETGIREPTMVTWEKGKEEKIKLGGRVIKLLPVEEWVKKG; encoded by the coding sequence ATGATTGGACGCTCAACTTGGGAGGAAGTACTCTCGGACTATCTGGAGCTGAGGGTGGAATACACCAGGCGAGATGTCGAGGTTAAGCTCCCCAAGAGCCGTGCTCTGGCCATTGTGGGACCGAGACGTGCTGGAAAAACGTTCTTCCTCTTCCAGCTGTGGGACGAACTCGATCCGGAGCGGAGAAGAAGCCTCTACGTAAACTTCGAGGATCCACGTCTCGTTGGGGCAACCGCCGAGGACTTAATGGAGATGCTGAGGAGCTATTATTCCCTGATGTCCGTTCCCAAAGGTGAGAAGCTCCTTTTCCTGCTCGATGAAGTCCAGGTGGTTGAAGGCTGGGAGCGTTTCGTCAGGTACGTCCTCGACATGGGACACAAAGTAATCCTGACAGGTTCTTCATCAAAGCTTCTCTCAAAGGAGATAGCAACTGTCCTGAGGGGGAGGGCTATAACCCTGAACCTCTACCCCTTCTCGCTCTCCGAGGTTCTGAGGGTGAGGGGGCTCGAAAAAGCCCTCCTGGGGCTGGAGACAAGAGGAAAGCTCCTGGGGGTTGTGCAGGAGTGCCTTGAGTGGGGCTCCTACCCTGAGGTTGTCTTCCAGCCGGAGCTCAGGCGCGAGATTCTGCGAGAGATACTTGACGTCACAATCTACCGCGACATCGTCGAGAGGTGGCGCGTTGACAACCTCAAAGCGCTAAGATTCCTCTTCAAGCTTCTGGCCTCATCAAGCCACACGTCGGTAACCAAGCTACACTCCACGATGAAGAGCATAGGCATAGCGGTCGGAAAGCCGACGCTGGCCAATTACGTGGAATACCTCAGCGATGCCCTGGTTGCCTTCCCGCTAAGGGCCTATGTGAAATCTGAAAAGAAGAAAGAGCTCCTCGGCTTCAAGCCATACTTCGTTGACAACGGTCTTCTCACGGTTCTCGGAGTTAGCGACCGCGGGAGGCTCTTGGAGAACCTCGTATTCACCGAGCTCCTCAAACGCGGTCTCAGGCCAAACGAGGACCTCTTCTTCTACGTAACAGGAAGTGGCAGGGAGGTTGACTTCATAATCCCCGGAGAGGAGCTAATACAGGTCTCGTGGAAACTCCATCCTGAGAACAGGGAGAGGGAGCTGGCGGCACTTATTGAAGCCGCCTCTGAAACGGGAATCAGAGAGCCAACGATGGTCACGTGGGAAAAAGGGAAGGAGGAGAAAATTAAGCTCGGGGGACGCGTTATCAAGCTCCTGCCCGTGGAAGAATGGGTAAAGAAAGGGTAA
- a CDS encoding TldD/PmbA family protein, giving the protein MENLIRFGEKLFDELEIAVYRSRDVSASVELNEISMASTRSGAVTVIRGIKDKRLGLAIVDSDEPERIKEAIEQAAKMAKLNSSDEKWVSLPEPGKYREKPKPNYELKETSPDILVEKLVHGIKLAREKDPNAVVAGGEGGVSWEERRILNSHGIDIFQEGGAAFFYLELVGRKGDVVTPGIFDFDARRDLNLDVDGVVERAVQKVGWAYNVEKSRNEEVPIILGPWAIAGLFSYALLPAFSGERLVKETTPLAGKVGEMIASEVLTIYDDPFHPLSLEPVIADGEGVPTRKNILIEEGTFKGFVWDNYWAKVYGTESTGNGKRDLRSGGINIGFHSVVIENGKRSLEDLIAEIDRGYLVDGLQGAHSSNPDNGNFAVTANPAFLIEDGEVKGASVFLIAGNVYELLKQTSEVTKEQTVMPFMNTMITPHIKFENVKIAGK; this is encoded by the coding sequence ATGGAGAACCTCATACGCTTCGGCGAGAAGCTTTTCGACGAGCTCGAGATAGCCGTCTACCGCTCAAGGGACGTCAGCGCGAGCGTCGAGCTGAACGAGATTTCGATGGCCTCGACGAGGAGCGGCGCTGTAACTGTAATCCGCGGAATAAAGGACAAGCGCCTCGGCCTTGCTATCGTTGACAGCGACGAGCCGGAGAGGATCAAGGAGGCCATAGAGCAGGCCGCGAAGATGGCAAAGCTCAACTCCTCAGATGAGAAGTGGGTCTCCCTCCCAGAGCCGGGGAAGTACAGGGAGAAGCCAAAGCCAAACTACGAGCTTAAGGAGACTTCCCCCGACATACTCGTCGAGAAGCTCGTCCACGGAATAAAGCTCGCCCGCGAGAAGGATCCCAACGCGGTAGTAGCTGGCGGCGAGGGCGGCGTCTCCTGGGAGGAGAGAAGAATACTCAACTCCCACGGTATCGACATCTTCCAGGAGGGCGGAGCGGCGTTCTTCTACCTCGAGCTGGTTGGAAGGAAGGGAGACGTCGTAACGCCGGGCATCTTCGACTTCGACGCCAGGAGAGACCTCAACCTTGACGTTGATGGCGTCGTCGAGAGGGCCGTCCAGAAGGTGGGGTGGGCCTACAACGTGGAGAAGAGCAGGAACGAGGAAGTGCCGATAATCCTCGGTCCGTGGGCCATAGCGGGGCTCTTCAGCTACGCGCTCCTTCCAGCGTTCAGCGGTGAGCGCTTAGTCAAAGAGACCACCCCGCTCGCTGGAAAGGTCGGCGAGATGATAGCAAGCGAAGTTTTGACCATCTACGATGACCCGTTCCACCCGCTGTCGCTTGAGCCGGTTATAGCCGACGGCGAGGGCGTTCCGACGAGGAAGAACATCCTCATCGAGGAGGGAACGTTCAAGGGCTTCGTCTGGGACAACTATTGGGCCAAGGTTTACGGAACCGAGAGCACCGGCAACGGGAAGAGGGATTTGAGAAGCGGAGGCATAAACATCGGCTTCCACAGCGTCGTCATCGAGAACGGCAAGCGCTCGCTCGAAGACCTCATAGCGGAGATAGACCGCGGCTACCTCGTGGACGGCCTCCAAGGTGCACACTCCAGCAACCCGGACAACGGAAACTTCGCAGTCACCGCTAACCCGGCCTTCCTCATCGAGGACGGCGAGGTCAAGGGCGCGAGCGTGTTCCTCATCGCTGGAAACGTCTACGAACTGCTAAAGCAGACGAGCGAGGTAACGAAGGAGCAGACGGTCATGCCCTTCATGAACACGATGATAACGCCGCACATAAAGTTCGAGAACGTGAAGATAGCGGGGAAGTGA
- a CDS encoding TldD/PmbA family protein, giving the protein MEALERALKWAEENLKAEYIELRYEDLKKTTLGLKDGVFTSFTGKLHRGVAIRVLADGAWGFSSTSDLSSLEKKIEEAYKLAKAAAQTKREKIELAEIKPVEDFVKSKMRVKPREVDIEEKVNHLRELEKLLKEDSAVKSVQIRYEDGGGRKLLLTNEGTRIEWDYNYLYQGTYVTGKADGKLAMARDSIGAVDYGWELMTDHEPNEKVTERILRKMHSQLKGVAPKRGEWPIVAGPIVVGIIAHEALGHLAEADLTINSPFKDLIGKQIAPEYVTMSERYVEGGFGNDKYDDEGVPVKDIHIIENGILKEIMLNREYAAKWGMEPNGHARAESYRYAPIIRMRNTIFEPGDHSFEELIEDIKFGYYVVDFRGGQAQLNSAFQVGIQEGYVIRNGEIAEPIRDTSITGVAIEALKKISAVGKDFGLEVGFCGKGQTAFVSSGGPHMRFDGGILIG; this is encoded by the coding sequence ATGGAAGCACTTGAAAGAGCCCTTAAATGGGCTGAGGAAAACCTAAAGGCTGAGTACATTGAGCTCCGCTACGAGGATCTGAAGAAGACCACCCTAGGACTCAAGGACGGCGTTTTTACGAGCTTTACAGGAAAGCTCCACAGGGGAGTCGCAATAAGGGTTCTGGCAGACGGCGCCTGGGGTTTCTCATCAACCAGCGACCTTTCTAGCCTCGAGAAGAAGATTGAAGAAGCATACAAACTGGCAAAGGCCGCGGCCCAGACGAAGAGGGAGAAGATAGAGCTGGCCGAGATAAAGCCCGTTGAGGACTTCGTTAAGAGCAAGATGCGCGTTAAGCCCCGCGAGGTTGACATCGAGGAGAAGGTGAACCACCTCAGGGAGCTGGAGAAGCTCCTCAAGGAGGACAGCGCGGTTAAAAGCGTCCAGATACGCTACGAGGACGGCGGCGGCAGAAAACTCCTCCTCACGAACGAGGGGACGAGGATAGAGTGGGATTACAACTACCTCTACCAGGGAACCTACGTCACGGGCAAGGCCGACGGAAAGCTCGCTATGGCGAGGGACAGCATAGGGGCGGTTGACTACGGCTGGGAGCTCATGACCGACCACGAGCCGAACGAGAAGGTGACGGAGAGGATTCTGAGGAAGATGCACAGCCAGCTGAAGGGCGTTGCACCAAAGCGCGGCGAGTGGCCGATCGTTGCAGGCCCGATAGTAGTTGGCATCATCGCCCACGAGGCGCTTGGACACCTTGCGGAGGCTGACTTAACAATAAACTCGCCCTTCAAAGACCTTATCGGCAAACAGATAGCTCCAGAGTACGTAACCATGAGCGAGCGCTACGTTGAGGGAGGCTTTGGTAACGATAAGTACGACGACGAAGGCGTCCCGGTTAAGGACATCCACATAATCGAGAATGGTATTCTCAAGGAGATTATGCTGAACAGGGAATACGCGGCGAAGTGGGGCATGGAACCCAACGGCCACGCTAGAGCTGAGAGCTACCGCTATGCCCCGATAATCAGGATGCGCAACACCATCTTTGAGCCCGGCGACCACTCCTTCGAGGAGCTGATAGAGGACATCAAGTTCGGCTACTACGTCGTTGACTTCCGCGGCGGCCAGGCCCAGCTCAACTCGGCCTTCCAGGTCGGAATTCAGGAAGGTTACGTCATCAGAAACGGCGAGATAGCCGAGCCGATAAGGGACACCTCGATCACGGGCGTTGCCATCGAAGCTCTCAAGAAGATTTCGGCGGTCGGCAAAGACTTCGGCCTCGAGGTCGGCTTCTGCGGTAAGGGACAGACGGCCTTCGTAAGTTCAGGCGGCCCACACATGCGCTTTGATGGAGGAATCCTGATCGGGTGA